TTAATCATGCAGACATGGGATTTAGACAGTCATCTTCAATAAAATAGCTCTTTCTCATAACATTATCACAAAAGTcctatatgtaataaattatgtgcacataaagaaacaaataaaaagacTTCACCACAGTGAGCTAGTGCAGTCGTTAACTAGGCAACGTTGCAATGATCTGAGTTGCTGACTGCAGAATAGCCCCACTCCATGTTCATAGTTGTTCTTCATTCACTTTAGTtaactatctgaaattaaacttATGTTCTATTATGAACTTTTCTATTCAGAATGATCTCGAAATAAGCTTTGTAAGTTCTGTTGTAACTCCATAGTCATTCTATTCTATATTCTACTTCTTTAATTCCTCAGCATTCCTGCACTTACCTTCGTGTTGAGCTCCACCTCATTAGGCAGGGTATCGCGGAGGGCTCGCAGACCATGCTTAATCAGTTCGTCAGTGTCACAGTCCACAAATTCTTCGAGGTGCTTCTCCAAATAGGTGCGGGCACTCTGAGAGCGGGACCCTACTGCCATGGCTTTGCAGTCAAAGTAGTTGGCTGATGGGCAAGTTTGGTACACGTGTGGGCCCTGGTCCTGTACACAAACAGATAATCAATTACCTTAATGTTCTTTCTGAGAAAGTTACCTAGATTTTTAATAATCTTTGTATCGTCATATGGGGTAAATCGGACTCTGGGATGACTTCGgacatttttatatgattttatttaagcaaatataaaaactgtataatgatatattttttactcAAATTTTTGTATGGTCTAACAAGAGAGCTTgctgattaaattaaaatatttgtacgtCATCAGTTAATGTAAAATTGTTACTTCTATCGGATTTTAACTAGGTAATTTAGTTGCTTCTTTGTCGTGTACAGTGTTGATGCAAAATTACGTTGAAATAAATCACGTCTTTCTTTAACCTATTGTCGATGTTTTGCGATAGTTATTGGTTTTCTATGCAGTCACTTGTCTGTTGTAAGAGCAATTACTTCAGTGACTGTATCAGTGTGGGGTGATATCGGACAATGCCATGTAAATACAAGACACCACTTGGAGTTACATGTAAGAAAAATTACGACCCTAAGAAAGTTTTGCGTGACTGGAAGAAATACACATGAGGAACATTGTCCAAAGATGCTTTTCCATCGCTCTTAAAGCAGACCTTGAATGAAATATCTGCAAAACAGCAGGGAAATATCAAGAAGGCTTTTCAATTCCTTTCGACCCAGAACATGTTATAAGTAAGCTTCCAGACAGTGACAATAATCAGGAAGAAAGCAACAATTGTTGGTTCAGCAGCTTTGAAGAAAGGTTAAAACATGCTAGGCCTAGATATGACACAGCAAGCAGTGGTGGCcgacgacgacgaagaagaagaacatGAAGAATAAACATCTCACCTGGAAAATCTGTACTGGGTCGAGATATGGCAGAACGGGAAactgaaggacaagaagaagctGAAAACAGTGTTTTGGAACAGGAACAGGAGGAAGAAGGACCTGAAGAACAGCCACAGGAAGGTGTACTGATAATATAGAAGCTTTTGTAGTGGCGAATTATGAatatgaggaagaaagaaaactgaaGACGAGAAAGTATGTTGGTGTTGTGACAGATGTAGGAGCGAaggatgtagaaatgaaattcctgTGGTCGTACTGCAATAGTCAATCTAGTCTGTATTTGTTTTTAATGCTGTTGATGATGAAGATAGAGTTCCAAAAGAAAACACTGCCAAAGTCCTTTAAAAAAATCGCAGGAAGAAAAGGGAAGGCTTTtattttccaagaaaatttttgtaaaacaaGTTGAAAATATTAGAAAACATAGATTTTCTTTCATACATTGTAATAACGATTTCTGCTAATgtcttaaaaattgtattaatattgtaataacaTGTAAGAAATGTAAGGATAATAttgagtacaaaaaaaaaatctttaacaaagtttaacaataatgttttttaaaagtaattttactgTCCGATTTCACCTTATGAAACAGCGATTTTGGACGGACATTGAAAAAGTATGAGTGTCCGAAATCACCTCGCTACATGGGGTGACACCGgacactttaaattatttttaaaaaaattatctgattactataaatatgagTCCTGCGCCGTGGTGTcacagtctaaggcatcctgcctaggactcgcgtcacagaatgtgcgctggttcgagtcctcatgggggaagaaattttctcatgaaatttcagccagtgtatgggaccggtgacccacccagcattgtgatgcacttggggagctacgataggtagcgaaatccggttgcgaatgccagctataacggctgggggggatcatcgtgctaaccacacgatacctccattctggttggatgatcgtccacctctgcttcgacatgtgggcgtgaggccagcagccggctggtcggtctaggcccttcacggactgtagcgccatggattatttattattatatttactataaatatgaatttctttGAAAACTACATACCTAAAATATTTCCCCCATGATATACCATATTATTAAATCAAAATTTCAGTACACCATGAATAACTAGTTAAAAAGTATGCTAAATCCGTCTGATTTCACCCCATCTGACGGTATACTTCAATTAGAAGAGAAAGTCAGGCAGTCAATTGTTTGTCAATATCCTGGGTTGTTGTCTGCAatatagccttgcagatttccaaagcgaatagctcatgttatatgaaCAAAGAACTATAATAtctatattggtggaaagttcatagttcttcagaaaaaaatgtttttttcctaaatatttaaaaatctctTATTGGGTAATTATtgcaagtaggatcgtgattttggccatatcgataggaaatttaatgaagtataattattatttatccctctggcatatttcaatagcgtgaatggttttcgtgtaaatttaatttaaaaaacccctaaattcaagccattgcacgaagtGAATGCAGCTTATGTATGGAGACTCACCAAATTCGTTggactcttacatctgtatcacgagtggAGTGTACTAGCGATGATGTTGCTGGACTGttcaaacttcaaacttaattttctaattaacagtgcatttaatcagaaacagtaatataggttttctattcatttatgtgtaccctatcgtctctttcaatctgcaaagtTATTTCACTTACACCCTGTATTTCTATTACTGCCACTGTTGAAAGTTTAGCAATGGTAAGgcaattgttttgttttgttggttGTCTAATACTCTTTTAAATGTGTTCCTTCCACTTCCTCATTACATGAAGCACCTACCTAAAAAGAAAGTCTGGTGATGCTGAAAATAATCAATATCGGGATATTCGTGGGAATATGTTTTCAACATTTCTCATACTGAAGAAGTTGTTGTGGGCATGCTATATGTctgtggacagacagacagaaaacaTGCCAAAAAAACTTCATCAGGGCTGCTGAAAACGTACTTTGAAAATGTACATCTCTGTAAAATTCTCGAAATAGATTTCTTGTAGCATCAATAtactttctcatatgtttttgaAAAACGGAAGATCTTTAAGTAGACTTCGACaatttataaaatgattttaaaattctTAAGATTAATGCTTAAAAATGTTTCTCAATGCGGACCTGCTTAAAATTAAACTGCAAACTTAGTAACTAGAGCtcttatcatttatattaaaaaacattacaataataattgttttcatatatttcaaataaaattgacaaaattaATTACTATTTCATACAATGATCATGAAAATAGACTCAGTCTAGTCAGGAGTTGTGTGCATACAAAGACTTACATCATAGCCGGCAACCAGAAGCCCAACACCATATGGTCGACGATCATAGCGCTGAGTGCATACTTGCATCTTATTTCCAAGATTTGTTATCAACCGGCTGACAGGGAGTAAGGCATCATGGGAATATTTGTGATTCAGACACTCAGTTCTCATATAGCGGCTGAAAAGGACAAATGTTACGTGTTAAAAAGACAGTCATTAAAAGTTTAATTGCTTGTGCATCAAAAGAATAaccattaaaaatataattaaacaaattctgAATTATTAGTAACTGAAAAGGATTACTGAATATCAGCAAAATTGCCAAGAtagaataaaatttgaaaaagtacacacagaggaaaaaaattaatgtttcacATACAATTAGTAAAATGGCAAGAATGTTTGGCTGCCGATGTCAAAGATACCAATTCAAATCGAAATGAAATTTTTGGTGaacaaaattaatgttataaaaaaagttttcatagagtaataataatattaataataataatcatcatcatcaacaatacgatttgggcccattggcccgtttcgtctccatagcaatattaaaattggtctttccagcgttttctagggcgtccgattcgtcttctcccttggggtttataatggtgtagtcggtatggaatgcgagttggttccatcctacatatatgttcatgccatttattcctatattctgtgatagtttctataatatttggcatatttatttcctgtcgtatgtcttcatttcgcttgtggtccaataagatatatcctgctattggccttagcagtctcatttcagctgcttctattctcttcatttgttgagttgtcatacaccatgtttcggatccataggttaatgttggaatcgccattgttttgtaaaattttaaaattgtgtcagtcctaactttcttctttagtgttctttttatcgtgccaattaactgctggaatttagagagcttcctatctatgtagttaatttgttcatatgatatcatgcaGCCTAGGTAATTGAAACAGTTCACTTGctctatgatttcattattaataattattttcgttcttaatggcgttgttcctaataataataataataataataataataataataatacaaggccATATTTCTTAGATTACCATCACAGATCACGTACAGCCATGAAAGGGAAAACACTAAAAAGACCTCTGAAATATTTgacaaacaaatttaatttgttttccgAAATGAACAATTTGGTCTAATAATATTCATGAAAGCGGTGATGTGCTTATGTTACTGTTAGTAGATGATGACTGGCAATGCTGGGACAAAGATGGAATGGGAACAGCAGATGAACAGAAGCATTCGGAAGAAACTTGCTTTGCACTTGATCTATCACAAATCGCACAGATCCTCTTTAACAGGTTGAATTTCAGTAATTTCTGGTGAGATCTCGTTTGCTGATTATGTCATGATGGAGTTAAGAATGGATGTGTTAATGAATAAAGGAACTTGTTCAATGGAGGACAGTAAGTAATATTGTTCAGAATCTGCTTTACAGTGACTTCTATCTTCTATAACAAGAAAAGTTAAGTTGTTTTCTATATatcttctatatatctattttctTGACATTCTCAGAAATGCTACACAATGTATGCGTTTGTCACTATCATTCTAATTTTCAATTCACTGTTGATACTATAGCAAAAGTAGTTTCTGGCTTTCTATGTAGGAGCAAAGAGCTTTTAAAGGAAGTGTGCTTCAGAAAGGTGTATCACTGGAgtgtgtaaaaaaatgtaaagagaATATTACTGATTTAGTACCTGAGGAGTGTGATTTAAATAATACAGGAATGTGAAAGCAATTAGGAATGTGAAAGCAATTGGTGGATTCTGACAGCAGCCTAGACTGATGTCTAATGATGGACTTATTGAAGAATCTGTGTTTCATCTTTAAGATCAACTGTCAAATCTTAAAATTAATTGCTTTGCCAAGTGAGTGCAGGAAAACATTTTGAAGATAAGAAAGATAACCTGGGCGTTGGAGATTTGATCTACAGTTTCACTATGCAGAAAACTACTCTGTGGTGAGTCAGGACAAAATTCAGTGTGAAAGTGACTATTTTCACGTATGTTGCTTGGCTAGAAGATGTAACTATGTCCTATGCGGTGATAAGTGATGATTTATCCTATGATTAATATTggaaagactagcaggaaaggaatggggttgctctagaaatactttgaacactacatacaaaatgtttatacagccagtgctgacatactgcggagaaattttaattacttcacctttcataaacgaaatagaacgtgttcaaaaccaagctctcaggctcactactggtggaatcaaaacaactccaatagattctatgagattcctcaatactattaacagcatcaaaatgacttTAAGTCacgatacgcggtcgaacatctgtaccagcatcgtggtattgccactgaagatggaggagcattcctccgaaacatgtatggtttttaactgatttattaatttcaacttaattttacaaaaagtgttcatacaactgtaataaattatctctttgtatgcttaatatcttattcatgaacactgttgaatttggcCTTACTCGTGTAAATTCAATGATGGGAACatgttttttcttaatattttattatatggtTGAATTTTCCGGGCGTTGTTACGATTGGTGGCTCAGTTTGAGTGGGGGTAGTTGTGATTCATTGCTAGGTGGGGAAGTTCGATTGGTCGATCGATTGCAATATTCAATGATCTGTCTTTTGTCTTTATGACTTCGATGGGAGTGGATGGAAGTGAGGCTCGCGACCTCTCATTGCAGTGCCAGCGTAATCATTACGGGAATTTATTTTCGTATGCACATTCCAGATAAAAATCAAGATCAAATCAAAATGTTCTCTTCGTgttccggttacacatcttgcatatacgaaagttaggtttggttagtttaggtttttattaaccaagtcagTTACACTTCTTGCATAaatgaaggttaggtttggttagtttaggtttttattatttttttattccacaTATCTGCAGTTATCATCTCAGATCCAAGATAATCCTGTCGTGAGGCGCATGTGTTGATGGTGTGTTGTGTATGGGTTTATACTGTCTTTTGTCTGACTTCGATGGGACTAGATGGTGTGTTGTGCACAGGGTGTAAAACGAGTAAGATAGAATTTATTAGACTGAGGGAAGAGGAATTGCGTGTGTTCTTAATTAATCATGGTGTGTAATCTGATAGTTGTGCATGTGACAATTGTGtggatattttgaaagcagaatgGGAGACCCTATATTCACAGCTTTATGTCTAATTAGTAAGTAATAAGAgcttattctattatattcccCCAGTATTTTACCGTCGTAAAAACGATAGAAATACTTTCAATTGTCGGAAATCACCTACAATAACGTAACCTAATCTAACATTCTTAGGTTAAGTTACAGTTAATTTccgacaaataaaaatattttatcgttTTTACGACGGTAAAAATATGGTGGAAATgtaagtttgaaaaaaaattgtccaaAAGTAGTCGAACTCCATAATTATCAAATCAATGAGCAAGATGTaacatttgtatattttaatcAGACTCTAGGTAGCCTTCCTGAACTTAAAACTTAAAAGCCTTCCTGAACTTAAAACTTAATCAGTTTGTGAAAAGAATTTTCTGtgaatttccttaaaaaaaatctaggaataatgacaaaattaagAGAATAATAAAAGAGTTAACATTAGccctaataaataaaatgtatggtTCTTTAAGTAAAAGcataaattatacagtaaatTCCttgtatccggcaactgtggtacaaagccagtgccggataactaattttgccggataattggaaaatacgtttataggttatgtaaagacacactgtactgcacaaacattttctttttccatgttgaaattcagtaattttcttatagataattaaaaatgaagttttgaaatacgtacaaggtttatttttagtactgaatgcggtaatgtacagtagtggcaaaaaaaactggaccgacagaataatcaaagtcccccgaaatgagccactacacatgccacgcccgcattcacaagacagcgagtaatctattgaaattgttgtagtttcgactgctgacgtagcccatttcgaaagccattagaaaataagctggtaaaattcatgttctgggaataataagttaattaagtagtaaaaatcactgcaatcgaaaagtattgggaatatatttgaataaggaacaaaaaaaagaaatgtttccttcccaggcaggattcgaaccacggaagtcttatcgtgctgtcactgtgaacaaggctctaaaatcagctacaagggtcggtctggttttttttgctACCactgtacattcatcagttcataattattgtaatatagtaatatataatagcataaaaaatactaaaattttcATAACCTTATGACAATCTTACATGGCagtcatgtgacgtgaagagcagtaTAGCCAACGTCATAACCATAAAGACTATGAAGTAGTGCTTGATGATTTGAGCATAAGAACATTCCACTTGCGTTTCAcggaatccattgtgcaacagcagtGTTTAACTgtaatagccatgatactatccatcacttgaatgaaatttttacgcgcagtaggaacagagaatttcacactttcgtaTTTAGACTCGTCCAAACCCCTTCGAAACGAGAGAGTTCAAGTTTTTAATTGAAAGATATCATCTCTGCGCTttgtttgcaaggtccaagtgacaCATTACCGATGCTACCctctactccagggacataacggttttttttgtctgttttcacGCGTGAATAGTGTAAAGAATaaacacaatatgcggcatgtgcgatcTACGAAAACCTCTCACATCATCGTCAGACTCTTctctttcgcatgaatgactatTTTCTTTTCTGCCTAGTCAGAAGAGTCGTTTtttattgccggttatttgggtgccggatacgaggaattttactgtactgttaaaaaaaaagagtgcCAGTACAGAAGATATATTATTCCGGTAATTAATGTTCaaatttaagtaattaatattgtattatctaATTTATGACCTTCAAAACCCAAACTGTCTTATTCGTTCTTCTTCACTTACGTAACAAAGagtaataaattctgaaaaaaagtattatttgaatttatgaAGTTTTAGGAACTGTATgcttaaataaaagaataaagaagactactatactttacattgtattaactaaCTTCAAATAAAATCACACCAATTTTACCTTTTATAACTTATGCAGTATATGATATTAAGATAGctatacggatcatatgaggagtcaaagaggaaggcagaaaataggaaagattggagaaagctgagtttgcagtgaaagacctgcccttgagcagaacattgaatgaaatgaaatatgcaGTAGTAAGGTGGATGTCTAAATTGTGTTCCATCCGTTACATAATGAAATGATCAATTTTCAGCTTGCTTTACAATACATAATTGCTTCCACGTTTGACAGATTGAAAGTACCTGTAGGCCTATCTACTGGattgtacataggcctaattatgatCATTTAGTTTTCAAGAAAATAGGCTATTACAAAATTACAGTTTTATATTTAAGAGAACTCTCTGTCCCGTTCGTTACTGTGGAATGGCTGATTTACTATGCGAAAGGAACTCCTTAGATGTCGTTAGAAAGTATATTTAACTACTAACATTGTAGGCCTTCCTTTTTCCATATACTCAGTTTATAGACATCCATTAGTTCCTTCCTAATTACACATTATAGGATTGGGGGAAGGTAtcataacataattatattttttaagaaagtaaCTGTAAAGATAATTTTATCCTCTTCCTTCCTTGTCTTACTTCAGCACCGCCCACATACCTACTTTCCACAGTCCCATATTGTTTCGGGGTGGGGATAGCTGGAGGAATTGGTATAATAAAATTTTTCCCTCAACTTTAACGTACTCAAAGTTATTAGGCCTAAAATACCATACCTAAGTATCCTTGCATCTGCAGTGAGACCTGCGATAGTGATGCCAATATGGGTGTCAATGGGTATGATTTTCTTCTGATGAGCCGACAACTCTGAAGATGCACGTTTCAATGCAATAAGTACTGCATGCGTTTTACTTTTAAGTCCCACAGTAGCCGACCCCAATTTTACTGCTTCCATGGCATACTCCACTTGATGGAGTCGTCCCTGGGGACTCCATACAGTAACATCACTGTCGTATTGATTAcgaaactgaaaataaataaataaattatatatatatatatatatatatccattagAGAGACTCAATTGTTTAGTCACATTGAAACTTcctatttatatgttttagctaAGGTACTTCTCAAAATAATTACACTAACAGAGGTTCAATTCATCTTAGTCATGTCAAAAATATAGGTTATGAGTAATAGTGATTTTACGTAATGGCTTGACTGAAATACAAAGATTCATCTAATAATGGTCATCAGAGTTAATCATACTTAGTACGATTAAGTAAATATATGAAATGCAGTATATATACAATTCTTCAAAATGAAAGAGAAACACGCTAACTCACCATTTCTCCAGAATTCAatttaacacacacacactaaataGTTCGGATAACTTCCACTAGAGCGCATAACAAACACAATGACGTCATACATGGAAGAAAGCAGTGagccagtgttgccatatttagcgataagtcgctaaatctagggaattttaaATCAGTCTCGGcaacaaattttgtaaaagacGGTCAGTGACTTTTCTACGGATCTTTtcagttaaaacattcaactgaagtaatGCACTTCTTAGAGGCGTGGGTGCATGTTGAGTAGGTTAAGCCCTGATCTCATACATTTGTGACCAGTGATCAgaggtgaaagatgctgattcaatgattctcacggcctaggtctctctttctctctctctcaattaGAGAtgagataaactgttctttttaagaaacagtttcgactgtaactgtttcatcaacgaagctgttccaaaataacagtttcaaagaaacagtttcagaaGAATATGTCTACAGTataacatcagtgccaactgttccaagtattccaactgtttcaacctcttatctgcttcgggaacatgtttcaaggcccttgaatctctatagattagattagattagatctttattagccgaatagaattacaagcattcatggcgtcgtcagtacacaagaaaaatgacataacatacaatataatacaaaattagacttaattctaaataaatttaacaatttaatattataggacaagcttgatcttcagtctccactgttctatctagtatcttctctttttgcttttccctgTCTTCTCTTCAACTgtgagttacctgaaacataaatggtcaagggcagtatcaagaaacgttaaattctaaaattttaaatttatatattcatttgtgcaaaatggcatatgtgtcaataaaatgttctttacctcttttttgaattttcttatgttaagttctttgatttcctgtggaagtttattatataaattgctgcctctatgtgatatgctgttaagacttctggtaagc
The window above is part of the Periplaneta americana isolate PAMFEO1 chromosome 11, P.americana_PAMFEO1_priV1, whole genome shotgun sequence genome. Proteins encoded here:
- the Prosalpha6 gene encoding proteasome subunit alpha type-1; the encoded protein is MFRNQYDSDVTVWSPQGRLHQVEYAMEAVKLGSATVGLKSKTHAVLIALKRASSELSAHQKKIIPIDTHIGITIAGLTADARILSRYMRTECLNHKYSHDALLPVSRLITNLGNKMQVCTQRYDRRPYGVGLLVAGYDDQGPHVYQTCPSANYFDCKAMAVGSRSQSARTYLEKHLEEFVDCDTDELIKHGLRALRDTLPNEVELNTKNVSIGIVGKDTPFKVFDEDGTAQYLRMIEGEEKRGGTQPDSTGQDPTPPQPPPAGEGSQDPVPAVAMETE